In one window of Falco cherrug isolate bFalChe1 chromosome 10, bFalChe1.pri, whole genome shotgun sequence DNA:
- the TSG101 gene encoding tumor susceptibility gene 101 protein isoform X1: MAVSESQLKKMLAKYKYRDLTVQETTSVITQYKDLKPVMDSYVFNDGSSRELMSLSGTIPVPYRGNTYNIPICLWLLDTYPFNPPICFVKPTSSMTIKTGKHVDANGKIYLPYLHEWKYPQSDLLELIQVMIVVFGEEPPVFSRPTASSSYPPYQATGPPTASYVPGIPGGISTFPAGSTPNPSSYPNYSYPGGVPFPATTSVQYYTSQPPVTTVGPSRDGTISEDTIRASLISAVSDKLRWRMKEEMDRAQAELNALKRTEEDLKKGHQKLEEMVTRLDQEVAEVDKNIELLKKKDDELSSALEKMESQSENNDIDEVIIPTAPLYKQILNLYAEENAIEDTIFYLGEALRRGVIDLDVFLKHVRLLSRKQFQLRALMQKARKTAGLSDLY; the protein is encoded by the exons ATGGCAGTCTCCGAGAGCCAGCTCAAGAAAATGCTTGCCAAG tataAATATAGAGACCTAACTGTACAGGAGACAACCAGTGTTATTACTCAGTACAAGGACCTCAAACCTGTCATGGATTCATATG TTTTTAATGATGGTTCATCAAGGGAGTTGATGAGCCTCAGTGGAACCATTCCTGTGCCTTACAGAG GTAACACTTATAATATCCCAATTTGCTTGTGGCTGCTGGACACCTACCCTTTCAACCCCCCAATTTGTTTTGTTAAACCCACCAGCTCTATGACAATAAAAACGGGGAAACATGTTGATGCAAATGGAAAGATATACCTCCCTTACCTGCATGAGTGGAAATAT CCCCAGTCAGACTTGCTAGAACTGATTCAGGTCATGATTGTTGTGTTTGGTGAGGAACCTCCAGTCTTTTCTCGACCTACTGCTTCATCAAGCTACCCACCATACCAGGCAACAGGCCCACCAACTG cttCCTATGTGCCGGGCATTCCAGGTGGAATATCTACCTTTCCAGCAGGAAGCACTCCAAACCCAAG CAGCTACCCAAACTATTCTTACCCGGGTGGTGTTCCATTTCCAGCAACCACTAGTGTTCAGTACTACACTTCTCAGCCTCCCGTGACTACTGTTG GACCCAGCAGAGATGGAACTATCAGTGAGGATACCATTCGAGCTTCCCTTATTTCAGCAGTTAGTGATAAACTGAGGTGGcgaatgaaagaagaaatggatCGTGCACAGGCTGAACTCAATGCCTTGAAACGGACAGAAGAGGACCTGAAGAAAGGACACCAGAAACTGGAAGAGATGGTAACTCGCCTGGATCAAGAAGTG GCTGAAGTTGACAAGAACATTGAACTTCTCAAGAAGAAGGATGATGAGCTCAGTTCTGCTttagagaaaatggaaagtCAGTCAGAAAATAATGACATAGATGAAGTTATTATTCCTACAGCACCACTTTACAAGCAGATCCTGAACTTATATGCAGAGGAAAATGCAATTGAAGACACCATCTTCTATCTTGGGGAAGCATTGAGACGTGGAGTGATAGATctagatgtttttttaaag CATGTACGTCTTCTGTCTCGCAAGCAGTTCCAGCTGAGGGCATTAATGCAGAAAGCAAGGAAGACTGCTGGACTCAGTGATCTCTACTAA
- the TSG101 gene encoding tumor susceptibility gene 101 protein isoform X2, with translation MAVSESQLKKMLAKYKYRDLTVQETTSVITQYKDLKPVMDSYVFNDGSSRELMSLSGTIPVPYRGNTYNIPICLWLLDTYPFNPPICFVKPTSSMTIKTGKHVDANGKIYLPYLHEWKYPQSDLLELIQVMIVVFGEEPPVFSRPTASSSYPPYQATGPPTASYVPGIPGGISTFPAGSTPNPSYPNYSYPGGVPFPATTSVQYYTSQPPVTTVGPSRDGTISEDTIRASLISAVSDKLRWRMKEEMDRAQAELNALKRTEEDLKKGHQKLEEMVTRLDQEVAEVDKNIELLKKKDDELSSALEKMESQSENNDIDEVIIPTAPLYKQILNLYAEENAIEDTIFYLGEALRRGVIDLDVFLKHVRLLSRKQFQLRALMQKARKTAGLSDLY, from the exons ATGGCAGTCTCCGAGAGCCAGCTCAAGAAAATGCTTGCCAAG tataAATATAGAGACCTAACTGTACAGGAGACAACCAGTGTTATTACTCAGTACAAGGACCTCAAACCTGTCATGGATTCATATG TTTTTAATGATGGTTCATCAAGGGAGTTGATGAGCCTCAGTGGAACCATTCCTGTGCCTTACAGAG GTAACACTTATAATATCCCAATTTGCTTGTGGCTGCTGGACACCTACCCTTTCAACCCCCCAATTTGTTTTGTTAAACCCACCAGCTCTATGACAATAAAAACGGGGAAACATGTTGATGCAAATGGAAAGATATACCTCCCTTACCTGCATGAGTGGAAATAT CCCCAGTCAGACTTGCTAGAACTGATTCAGGTCATGATTGTTGTGTTTGGTGAGGAACCTCCAGTCTTTTCTCGACCTACTGCTTCATCAAGCTACCCACCATACCAGGCAACAGGCCCACCAACTG cttCCTATGTGCCGGGCATTCCAGGTGGAATATCTACCTTTCCAGCAGGAAGCACTCCAAACCCAAG CTACCCAAACTATTCTTACCCGGGTGGTGTTCCATTTCCAGCAACCACTAGTGTTCAGTACTACACTTCTCAGCCTCCCGTGACTACTGTTG GACCCAGCAGAGATGGAACTATCAGTGAGGATACCATTCGAGCTTCCCTTATTTCAGCAGTTAGTGATAAACTGAGGTGGcgaatgaaagaagaaatggatCGTGCACAGGCTGAACTCAATGCCTTGAAACGGACAGAAGAGGACCTGAAGAAAGGACACCAGAAACTGGAAGAGATGGTAACTCGCCTGGATCAAGAAGTG GCTGAAGTTGACAAGAACATTGAACTTCTCAAGAAGAAGGATGATGAGCTCAGTTCTGCTttagagaaaatggaaagtCAGTCAGAAAATAATGACATAGATGAAGTTATTATTCCTACAGCACCACTTTACAAGCAGATCCTGAACTTATATGCAGAGGAAAATGCAATTGAAGACACCATCTTCTATCTTGGGGAAGCATTGAGACGTGGAGTGATAGATctagatgtttttttaaag CATGTACGTCTTCTGTCTCGCAAGCAGTTCCAGCTGAGGGCATTAATGCAGAAAGCAAGGAAGACTGCTGGACTCAGTGATCTCTACTAA